From Quercus lobata isolate SW786 chromosome 1, ValleyOak3.0 Primary Assembly, whole genome shotgun sequence, one genomic window encodes:
- the LOC115949917 gene encoding uncharacterized protein LOC115949917 isoform X2, giving the protein MASNVSPAFAYTVVYVKDVAKSVAFYAKAFGHNVRRLDESHSGQTTIAFTPLHQHETDDLSGRVQTPGSRGERQPIEVCFAYPDVDAAYKRAVENGAVAVSEPEKKEWGQKVGYVRDIDGIVVRIGSYVNPPKQD; this is encoded by the exons ATGGCGTCTAACGTTAGCCCAGCATTTGCCTACACGGTGGTGTATGTGAAAGACGTGGCCAAATCAGTAGCTTTCTATGCCAAAGCCTTTGGCCACAATGTTCGTCGCTTAGACGAATCACACAG TGGGCAGACCACAATAGCGTTCACTCCGCTTCACCAACATGAGACCGATGATCTATCCGGTAGGGTTCAGACCCCTGGTTCCAGAGGCGAGAGACAGCCAATTGAGGTTTGCTTTGCGTACCCAGATGTTGATGCTGCCTACAAG AGGGCTGTGGAAAATGGTGCAGTGGCGGTGAGCGAGCCAGAGAAAAAAGAATGGGGTCAGAAAGTTGGGTATGTGCGTGATATTGACGGGATCGTGGTAAGGATTGGGAGCTACGTGAACCCACCCAAACAAGACTga
- the LOC115949917 gene encoding uncharacterized protein LOC115949917 isoform X1 — protein MASNVSPAFAYTVVYVKDVAKSVAFYAKAFGHNVRRLDESHRWGELESGQTTIAFTPLHQHETDDLSGRVQTPGSRGERQPIEVCFAYPDVDAAYKRAVENGAVAVSEPEKKEWGQKVGYVRDIDGIVVRIGSYVNPPKQD, from the exons ATGGCGTCTAACGTTAGCCCAGCATTTGCCTACACGGTGGTGTATGTGAAAGACGTGGCCAAATCAGTAGCTTTCTATGCCAAAGCCTTTGGCCACAATGTTCGTCGCTTAGACGAATCACACAG ATGGGGTGAACTTGAAAGTGGGCAGACCACAATAGCGTTCACTCCGCTTCACCAACATGAGACCGATGATCTATCCGGTAGGGTTCAGACCCCTGGTTCCAGAGGCGAGAGACAGCCAATTGAGGTTTGCTTTGCGTACCCAGATGTTGATGCTGCCTACAAG AGGGCTGTGGAAAATGGTGCAGTGGCGGTGAGCGAGCCAGAGAAAAAAGAATGGGGTCAGAAAGTTGGGTATGTGCGTGATATTGACGGGATCGTGGTAAGGATTGGGAGCTACGTGAACCCACCCAAACAAGACTga